In Devosia beringensis, a single window of DNA contains:
- a CDS encoding HNH endonuclease: MVLALPSLLKDIWRRTMPRHNFSAKVKRKARERSGGRCEAIGAVYGLRPGQRCNASLDGKRVEIDHYPIPATDDGSDVLGNAVTCCVDCHGFKTTTYDIPMQAKGKRVSDRSLGLRPQGSMPGARIKYSRAKGVWVDRVTGQIVEQNP; encoded by the coding sequence ATGGTCCTCGCTTTACCCTCACTGCTCAAGGATATCTGGAGACGGACGATGCCCCGGCATAACTTCTCCGCCAAGGTAAAACGCAAAGCCAGAGAGCGCAGCGGAGGCCGCTGTGAGGCGATTGGCGCTGTCTATGGCCTTCGCCCCGGCCAGCGCTGCAACGCCTCTCTGGACGGCAAGCGGGTCGAAATAGACCACTATCCAATTCCAGCGACGGACGACGGCAGCGACGTGCTGGGGAATGCTGTCACCTGCTGCGTCGATTGCCACGGATTCAAGACAACCACCTACGACATTCCGATGCAGGCGAAGGGCAAGCGTGTCTCGGATCGCAGCCTCGGTCTTCGGCCGCAGGGCTCAATGCCTGGCGCCCGCATCAAGTATTCCCGAGCCAAAGGCGTGTGGGTTGACCGCGTGACCGGCCAGATTGTGGAGCAAAACCCGTGA